A genomic region of Oncorhynchus mykiss isolate Arlee chromosome 16, USDA_OmykA_1.1, whole genome shotgun sequence contains the following coding sequences:
- the LOC110492020 gene encoding carboxy-terminal domain RNA polymerase II polypeptide A small phosphatase 2, whose amino-acid sequence MESSIITQVQKEDIQLSPKTGQVSRSSPKKPRSCNLFKALFCCLRGAQAAPKPLPPSQDALLEPQDNGDVVKLSSGPSLLPEMIPQDQGKICVVIDLDETLVHSSFKPISNADFIVPVEIEGTTHQVYVLKRPYVDEFLQRMGELFECILFTASLAKYADPVTDLLDQCGVFRARLFRESCVFHQGFYVKDLSLLGRELHKTLILDNSPASYIFHPENAVPVVSWFDDVEDSELLHLLPVFEDLSQAEDIYIRLGELRVP is encoded by the exons ATGGAAAGTTCTATCATCACGCAAGTGCAGAAAGAAGACATTCAATTGTCGCCGAAAACAG GCCAGGTGAGCAGGTCTTCTCCGAAGAAGCCTAGGAGTTGTAACCTCTTCAAAGCACTTTTCTGTTGCCTCAGAGGAGCACAGGCTGCCCCCAAACCACTGCCACCTTCCCAGGATGCATTGCTGGAGCCACAGGACAATGGGGACGTTGTCAAG CTCTCATCTGGACCCAGCCTGCTGCCGGAGATGATACCTCAGGACCAGGGGAAGATATGTGTGGTCATAGACCTGGATGAAACACTGGTGCATAGCTCATTCAAG CCTATTAGCAATGCAGACTTCATAGTGCCTGTGGAGATTGAGGGGACCACACACCAG GTATACGTGCTGAAGAGGCCGTATGTGGATGAGTTCCTACAGCGAATGGGAGAGCTGTTTGAGTGTATTCTGTTTACTGCCAGTCTTGCCAAG TATGCAGACCCAGTGACTGACCTGTTGGATCAGTGTGGGGTGTTCCGGGCGCGGCTGTTCCGGGAGTCCTGTGTGTTCCATCAGGGTTTCTATGTCAAAGACCTCAGCCTACTGGGCAGAGAGCTCCATAAGACCCTCATCTTGGACAACTCTCCTGCTTCATACATCTTCCACCCTGAGAATGCT GTTCCTGTGGTGTCCTGGTTTGATGATGTGGAGGATTCGGAGCTGCTCCACCTGCTGCCGGTGTTTGAAGACCTGAGTCAGGCTGAAGACATCTACATCAGACTGGGGGAGCTAAGAGTGCCATGA
- the LOC110492017 gene encoding natural resistance-associated macrophage protein 2 — translation MKRFSSSKFVSFLTTDRTPHPENIHISSLPPSIPTDQEPTHGEGDMAQGKAVETTQTQRGAPSVFPEGQNGGTDVSSTYFHHKVPIPDDDSQMWFSFRKLWAFTGPGFLMSIAYLDPGNIESDLQSGAKAGFKLLWVLLGATIIGLLLQRLAARLGVVTGMHLAEVCNRQYPTVPRIVLWLMVELAIIGSDMQEVIGCAIAFNLLSSGRIPLWGGVLITIIDTFVFLFLDKYGLRKLEAFFGVLITIMAITFGYEYVTVRPDQGELLKGMFMPYCEGCGPVQLEQAVGIVGAVIMPHNIYLHSALVKSRQIDRSSKKELKEANKYFFIESTIALFLSFLINVFVVAVFAEAVYGRTNIEVHDICNATGILHLDLFPLNNETLQVDIYKGGVVLGCIFGPAALYIWAVGILAAGQSSTMTGTYSGQFVMEGFLNLRWSRFSRVLLTRSIAITPTLLVAIFQDVTHLTGMNDFLNVLQSMQLPFALIPILTFTSLSSLMSEFANGLFWKIGGGVVILLVCCINMYFVVIYVTSLNSVWLYVLAAFLCIAYLGFVGYLTWLCLIALGVSCLDVTCRVRDDTTVLIEQQPEFDS, via the exons ATGAAGCGCTTCAGTTCATCAAAATTTGTATCTTTTCTGACGACAG ACAGAACCCCCCATCCAGAGAACATCCACATCTCTTCACTACCTCCCAGTATTCCTACAGACCAGGAGCCAACGCATGGAGAAG GAGACATGGCACAAGGGAAAGCAGTTgagaccacacagacacagcgaGGAGCCCCCTCTGTCTTTCCAGAGGGCCAGAATGGGGGAACTGATGTATCTAGTACCTATTTTCACCATAAGGTCCCCATTCCAGATGATGACAGTCAG ATGTGGTTCAGTTTCCGTAAGCTATGGGCCTTCACAGGACCTGGGTTCCTGATGAGCATCGCCTACCTAGACCCAGGAAATATAGAGTCAGACCTGCAGTCAGGTGCTAAAGCAGGATTCAAG CTGTTGTGGGTTCTTCTGGGAGCCACCATCATTGGTCTGCTGTTGCAGAGGCTGGCAGCCAGACTGGGTGTGGTCACTGGGATGCACCTGGCAGAAGTCTGCAACCGCCAGTACCCCACC GTGCCACGCATTGTCCTGTGGTTGATGGTGGAGCTGGCCATCATAGGTTCAGACATGCAGGAGGTCATAGGTTGTGCCATTGCAttcaacctcctctcctctggcaG GATACCTTTGTGGGGGGGTGTTCTCATCACCATCATTGACACATTTGTGTTCCTCTTCCTGGACAAGTATGGTCTGAGGAAACTTGAGGCCTTTTTTGGGGTCCTTATTACAATCATGGCCATCACCTTTGGATATGAG TATGTGACTGTGCGTCCGGACCAGGGGGAGCTGCTCAAGGGGATGTTTATGCCGTACTGTGAAGGCTGTGGTCCTGTGCAGCTGGAGCAGGCTGTGGGCATCGTAGGGGCTGTCATAATGCCCCACAACATCTACCTGCACTCTGCCCTCGTCAAG TCTCGACAGATTGATCGTTCCAGCAAGAAGGAGCTCAAGGAGGCCAACAAATACTTCTTCATTGAGTCGACCATtgcactcttcctctcttttctcaTCAACGTATTTGTGGTGGCTGTCTTCGCCGAGGCTGTCTATGGACGAACAAACATTGAAGTG CATGACATCTGTAATGCAACTGGTATTCttcacctagatctgttcccctTGAACAATGAGACACTGCAGGTGGACATCTACAAAGGC GGAGTGGTTCTGGGCTGTATTTTCGGGCCTGCAGCACTATATATCTGGGCTGTGGGCATCCTGGCAGCAGGTCAGAGTTCAACCATGACCGGGACCTACTCAGGACAGTTTGTCATGGAG GGCTTTTTGAACCTGCGCTGGTCCCGTTTCTCCCGGGTGCTGCTGACCCGCTCCATCGCCATCACGCCCACCCTGCTGGTGGCCATCTTCCAGGACGTCACCCACCTGACGGGCATGAACGACTTCCTGAACGTGCTGCAGAGCATGCAG CTGCCGTTTGCTTTGATTCCCATCCTCACTTTCACCAGTTTATCCTCCCTCATGAGTGAATTTGCCAATGGATT ATTTTGGAAGATTGGGGGAGGAGTTGTGATCTTGTTGGTGTGTTGTATCAACATGTACTTTGTAGTCATCTATGTGACCTCTCTGAACAGTGTGTGGCTGTacgtgttggctgcttttctctgCATAGCATATTTGGGATTTGTGGGTTACCTG acGTGGTTATGTCTGATAGCGCTGGGTGTGTCCTGTCTGGATGTCACCTGCAGGGTCAGGGACGACACCACGGTTCTGATAGAGCAGCAGCCGGAGTTTGACTCTTGA